One Cumulibacter manganitolerans genomic window, CGCGGCGTGGTCGCTCGCGCGTGGCGGTGTCGAGTCCGGGCGTGGCCACTACCCGTTCATGGTGGTGCTGCACACCGGTCTGCTGGTGGCCGCGGTCGCCGAGGTGTGGCTGCTCGATCGCCCGTTCCGCTGGTGGGGCTGGGTGGCGCTGGTCGTGGTGCTGCTGGCGCAGCTGCTGCGCTGGTGGTGCATCAGCACTCTCGGGCGTCAGTGGACGACGCGGGTCGTCGTCGTGCCGGGCGCCCGGCGCGTCGGTTCGGGCCCGTACCGGTTCGTCGCGCACCCCAACTACGTCGCCGTCGTGGCCGAAGGCGCCGCGTTGCCGCTGGTCCACTCGGCCTGGATGACCGCGCTGGCGTTCACCGTCCTCAACGCGGTCCTGCTGCGGACCCGGCTGGCGGCGGAGCGTGCGGCGCTGCGCGAGCTGGTATGAGCGTCGACCTGCTCGTCGTCGGCGGCGGACCGGTCGGGCTGGTGACCGCGCTGCTGGCCTCCCGCGCCGGGCTGTCGGCGGAGGTCGTCGAGGCCCGCCGGCCGCCGATCGACAAGGCGTGCGGCGAGGGGCTGATGCCGGCCGGCGTCGCCCGGCTCGCGGCTCTCGGGATCGACCCGCCCGGCATGCCGATCCGCGGCATCCGCTACCAGGCGGGGGAGCAGGCCGCCGAAGCTCGTTTCCGCGGCGGCCCGGGCCGGGGCGTACGCCGCACCGTATTGATGGCGGAGCTCGATCGCGCGGCGTCCGAGCACGGCGTGCCGGTCCGCCGCGGCACCGTCGTCGGCGTCGTCGCGGGGCCGAGCGCGGTCACCGTGCACTTGCGCGACGGCGCCGCCCGCACCGCGGCGTACGTCGTGGGCGCCGACGGCCTGCACTCGACGCTCCGCCGCCTCTCCGGGCTCGGGTCGGGCGACCCTCGTGTGCGGGCTGCCGGGGGTGGACGCCGGTGGGGCGTGCGGCAGCACTTCGCGGTACCGCCGTGGAGCGAGCTGGTGGAGGTGCATTGGGCGCGGCATGCCGAGGCCTACGTGACGCCGGTCGCGAACGACCTGGTCGGCGTCGCCGTGCTCAGTGCCCGGCGCGCGCCGTTCGCGACGCAGCTCGCGTGGTTCCCCGAGCTGCGGGAGCGGCTGGTCGCGGCGGAGGCCGGACGCCCTCGGGGTGCCGGGCCGCTGCGCCAGCGCACCCTCGCCCGCAGCCGCGGCCGCGTCGCGCTCGTCGGCGACGCGGCCGGCTATGTCGACGCGCTGACGGGCGAGGGCCTGAGCGTCGGCTTCGCGCAGGCCGCCGAGCTGGTCGACGCCCTGCGGCGGGGGTCGCTGCGGGACTACGAACGACGATGGCGGCGCGTTGTCCGCCGCAGCAGCCTGCTGACCGGCGGGCTGCTGGCGGCGTCGCGATTCCCGCCGTCGCGGCGGTTGATCGTCCCTGCCGCGCAACGCCTGCCGGCGGTGTTCGGCGCGCTCGTGAACACCGCGGCGCGCGGCTGAGCGCTCAGCCCAGCCGCTGCGCGAGTGCGACGATGATGCCCTCGGGGCCGCGCACGTAGGCCATCCGCCAGATGCCTCCGTACTCGCCGATCCCGCCGACCAGCCGGTACCCATCGGCTCCGACGCGGTCCACGGCTTCCTGGATGTCGTCGACCTCGAGCGCGACGCTCCGGATGCCCAGCCAGGTCGCCATCGCGTCGGGGTCGCCGGGCACGTGCGCGGGCCGCTCGAAGCTCGACAGCTCGACGGAGCTGCCACCCCCCGGCGGGCTGAGCATCACGATCTCGGTGCGCGCGCCGGGGATGCCGGTCACCGTGTCCAGGAAGGCCCCCTCCACGGCGGTCCGCCCCTCGACCTCGAGGCCGAGCGCCACGAAGAAGGCCGTCGCGGCGTCGAGGTCGGCGACCGTGATGCCGACGTGGTCGAGGCGCGGGCTGCGGTCCACGGAGGCGGCCCGTCAGCGTCCGAGCGAGTAGTTGAACGCCCGGATGTCCTCCGCCGTCGAGTCGTTGACCTCCGGAGCGCTCGCGGGCGCGACGAGCAGGTCTGCCGCGTGGGTCGTGCCAGGCACGATGCGGCCGCGCGCGCTCACGCCCGCCGCCCACAGCTTCTGCAGGAAGCTCAGTCCCTCGTCGCGGAGCGGGTCGAGCTGGTTCACCGAGATGACCGTGGGCGGGAAGCCCGCGAGATCCTCCGACGAGGCGTACCACGGCCACGCGGTCGGCTCGGTCCGGTTGGCCCCCTGCGGGTCGTACGCCGCGACCAGCAACGCCATCATGTCGGTACGCAGGAAGTAGCCGTTGTTCTCGAACAGCGAGGTGAGCTCGGCCGGCGGGTCGTCGTACGCGCCGGAGATGTAGGGGCATTCGGCGTAGAGGCCGGCGATGCGGTCGATCCAGCCTTCGCGGTCGGCCCGGATCGCCGTCGCGAGCGTCAGGTTGCCGCCGCCGGACTCTCCGGAGACGATCAGGTGGCTGATGCCGAGCTCGTCGGCGTGGTCGAGCGTGTGACGCAGGCCGGCGACGCAGTCGTCGAGACCCGCGGGGTAGGGGTAGGGGCCGAGTGCGCCGGCGCCGTTGCGGTACTCGACGCCGACGACGACCATGCCCGCGGCGGCCTGGCGGTCGCGCCACCACACGTACTCCGGGTTCGCCGCCGCCAGCAGCACCATGCCGCCGCCGTGGATGTGGTACACGCCCGGGAGCGGCCCCTCGGCGTCCGCCGGCCGGTGGATGTACAGCGTGATCTCGTTGTCGCCGTCCCCGCTCAGCGTCCGGGTCTCGCGGACGACGCCCCGCACCGGCGGCACCTTCTCGAAGATGCCGGCGAACAGCCCCGCGAAGCCGACCTCCGCGGCGTCCACGAAGCCGAGGACCTGCTCGGTCGGCGCGTCCGGTCCGAACGGCGGGGGCTCGCCGTTGGTGTCCAGCCCCACCGCGGCGAGAGTGGCGAGGATGCGCGGATCCATCCGCGGGTCGGTGGCGATGGTGCGGTTCGGGTCGCCGAGACGACCCGGGAGCTGCGGTGTGGTCACGGTCACTCCTGACGTCGGTGGTCGTCAGTCAAGCACTATTGATCCAAGGCGTCGAGCCGCTCCGCGACATCCGCCGGGAAGCCCCCGGTGGCCAGCGGCCCCCACCGGGTCGGGGTGAGCCGCAGCAGGGACTTGTTCTGCACGCGCATCGCCGCGCGGTACTCCGCCCAATCGGGGTGCTCCCCGGCCAGGCAGCGGTAGTAGTCGACCAGCGCGTCCTCGGCCTCCGGCATGTGCAGCACCTCGAGGTCGCCGTCGATCTGCACCCACGGTCCCTGGAACTCGTCGCTGAGCACCAGCACGGAGCCGCGCGCCCGGCGCTCGGCGTTGCGCGTCTTCGCGCGCGCCGGGTAGGTCGAGGAGATGATCCGTCCCTCGTGATCGACCCCGCCGGTGACGGGGGAGAGCTGTGGACGGCCGTCCGCACGCTCGGTCACCCAGATCATGTGGTGGCGTGGGCGGACGAAGTCGAGCAGCCCGGTGAGGTCCACCTTCGTGTTCGTTGCGACAGTTCTGGCCATGCGGCCAGTCTTGCACTGCGCGCGAGCGAGATCACGCGAGGCGTGGTTGGAGATCGCGATGTACGCGGGGGAGACTGGAGCCGACTTCGCTTCGCCCGTCCCGTTCGAGGAGCCCCATGGCCGCC contains:
- a CDS encoding isoprenylcysteine carboxyl methyltransferase family protein; its protein translation is MSEVWFTALVLAVGLERVAELIVSSRNAAWSLARGGVESGRGHYPFMVVLHTGLLVAAVAEVWLLDRPFRWWGWVALVVVLLAQLLRWWCISTLGRQWTTRVVVVPGARRVGSGPYRFVAHPNYVAVVAEGAALPLVHSAWMTALAFTVLNAVLLRTRLAAERAALRELV
- a CDS encoding NAD(P)/FAD-dependent oxidoreductase, producing MSVDLLVVGGGPVGLVTALLASRAGLSAEVVEARRPPIDKACGEGLMPAGVARLAALGIDPPGMPIRGIRYQAGEQAAEARFRGGPGRGVRRTVLMAELDRAASEHGVPVRRGTVVGVVAGPSAVTVHLRDGAARTAAYVVGADGLHSTLRRLSGLGSGDPRVRAAGGGRRWGVRQHFAVPPWSELVEVHWARHAEAYVTPVANDLVGVAVLSARRAPFATQLAWFPELRERLVAAEAGRPRGAGPLRQRTLARSRGRVALVGDAAGYVDALTGEGLSVGFAQAAELVDALRRGSLRDYERRWRRVVRRSSLLTGGLLAASRFPPSRRLIVPAAQRLPAVFGALVNTAARG
- a CDS encoding VOC family protein, encoding MDRSPRLDHVGITVADLDAATAFFVALGLEVEGRTAVEGAFLDTVTGIPGARTEIVMLSPPGGGSSVELSSFERPAHVPGDPDAMATWLGIRSVALEVDDIQEAVDRVGADGYRLVGGIGEYGGIWRMAYVRGPEGIIVALAQRLG
- a CDS encoding alpha/beta hydrolase fold domain-containing protein, whose translation is MTTPQLPGRLGDPNRTIATDPRMDPRILATLAAVGLDTNGEPPPFGPDAPTEQVLGFVDAAEVGFAGLFAGIFEKVPPVRGVVRETRTLSGDGDNEITLYIHRPADAEGPLPGVYHIHGGGMVLLAAANPEYVWWRDRQAAAGMVVVGVEYRNGAGALGPYPYPAGLDDCVAGLRHTLDHADELGISHLIVSGESGGGNLTLATAIRADREGWIDRIAGLYAECPYISGAYDDPPAELTSLFENNGYFLRTDMMALLVAAYDPQGANRTEPTAWPWYASSEDLAGFPPTVISVNQLDPLRDEGLSFLQKLWAAGVSARGRIVPGTTHAADLLVAPASAPEVNDSTAEDIRAFNYSLGR
- a CDS encoding PPOX class F420-dependent oxidoreductase, with translation MARTVATNTKVDLTGLLDFVRPRHHMIWVTERADGRPQLSPVTGGVDHEGRIISSTYPARAKTRNAERRARGSVLVLSDEFQGPWVQIDGDLEVLHMPEAEDALVDYYRCLAGEHPDWAEYRAAMRVQNKSLLRLTPTRWGPLATGGFPADVAERLDALDQ